The following nucleotide sequence is from Streptomyces sp. HUAS CB01.
GACGCTCTGCTGGACGAGGCCCAGGAGCGTTTCGGCGGCCTGGACTTCTTCGTGCACAACACCGCCTTCTTCACGCCCTCCCCGACCCTGGACACCGCACAGGAGGCCGTCGACCGCTCGCTGTCCGTCGCGCTGGCCCCGCTGCTGCAGGGCGGCAGGCGGCTGTCCGAGCTGATGGCGGGCCGCGCCGGCCGAATCGTCGCCGTGTCGAGCCTGGGCGCCCACCGGGTCGTACCGGGCTATGTCAGTGCCGGTGTGGCCAAGGCCGCCCTGGAGGCGCTGGTCCGCTATCTGGCGGCGGAGCTGGCCGGCAGCGGCATCACCGTGAACGCGGTCTCCACCGCGAAGATCGACAAGGGCAACGGCAGCGCCTCGCCCGAGGCGCTGAAGGCACTGGCCGCGCGGACCCCGGCGGGACGGCTGACCACCCCGGACGACGTGGCCGGGGTCGTCGCGCTGCTGTGCGCCGACGAGGCGGCGTGGATCCAGGGGCAGGTCATCACCGCCGACGGCGGCTTCAGCCTGTCGGCCGCCTGAGACGAGGGAGGCGTACCGACATGCACGTCATCGACCTTTCCTCGCCGGTCGACGCGAAGGCGTGGGAGCCCGACCCGATCGTCCACGAGATCCTGACGCCGGCCCAGGGAGCCGTGCACATGGCCGAGGAGATGAAGAGGCACCTGGGGGTGGAGTTCGACCCGGCGGTGCTGCCGGGCGGCGAACTGCTCTCCCTCGACACCTTCACCCTGACCAGCCACACCGGTACCCACGTCGACGCGCCCTCGCACTACGGCTCGGTGGCCGAGTACGGCCGTCCGCGTCACATCGACGAGATGCCGCTGGACTGGTTCCACCGCCCGGGCCTCCTGCTCGACCTGCGGGACCAGCCGACCGGCGCCGCCGGTGTCGAGGTGATCGAGAAGGAGCTGTCCCGCATCGGCCGTACCCCC
It contains:
- a CDS encoding cyclase family protein — its product is MHVIDLSSPVDAKAWEPDPIVHEILTPAQGAVHMAEEMKRHLGVEFDPAVLPGGELLSLDTFTLTSHTGTHVDAPSHYGSVAEYGRPRHIDEMPLDWFHRPGLLLDLRDQPTGAAGVEVIEKELSRIGRTPEPYDIVLLHTGASEYVGTPGYFSEFTGLDGAAVDFLLDFGVKVIGTDAFSLDAPFAHMIGRYQETGDTGVLWPAHFAGRRREYCQIERLHNLAALPGPYGYTICCFPAKLVGSGAGWTRATALVDE
- a CDS encoding SDR family oxidoreductase — protein: MTTTPFLSDAQGRTAVVTGATRGVGLAVARRLCAAGTQVILDYAHDDDAAAQAVRLLGHLPGKAVAVKADVSDPAALDALLDEAQERFGGLDFFVHNTAFFTPSPTLDTAQEAVDRSLSVALAPLLQGGRRLSELMAGRAGRIVAVSSLGAHRVVPGYVSAGVAKAALEALVRYLAAELAGSGITVNAVSTAKIDKGNGSASPEALKALAARTPAGRLTTPDDVAGVVALLCADEAAWIQGQVITADGGFSLSAA